The sequence ATAGCCTACCTGAAACCATTTCAGCGCTACCAAGGGAAATTCCCGGTGTCGATACGATCGAAATTCTGATCATCGATGATGGCTCGAGAGACGATACGGTTCGGGTGGCGCGGGAGGCCGGTGTCGACCATGTGGTACGATTCCCGGAGAATCAGGGCCTGGCAAGGGCTTTCTCGGCTGGCGTCGATGCGGCCCTGAAGCTCGGCGCCGATATCATCGTCAACACCGATGCGGACAATCAATACGAGGCCGACGATATCCCGGCCTTGATCGCGCCGATCCTGTTGGGGAAGGCCGATATGGTGGTGGGCGATCGCTCGCCCGACAAAATCGAGCATTTTTCTCCGCTGAAGCGCTTTCTGCAAACCTATGGGAGCTGGGTGGTTCGCGGGCTTTCCGGGACGGATGTGCCCGATGCGGCGAGTGGCTTTCGCGCCTTCGACCGCAGGGCGGCTCTGCGCCTCAACGTTATCTCCGACTTCACCTACACGCTCGAAACGTTGGTGCAGGCCGGCAAAAAACAGATTTCCGTAGCGTACGTTCCCGTTCGAACTCGCGCGACGCGACCATCGCGCCTCTTTCGCAGCATGCCGAGCTATTTGCGTCGTTCTCTGGTGACGCTGGTCCGGATCTACTCACTCTACGAACCGATCCGTGTTTTTTGGAGTCTCGGCTTGTTGATGCTCGGGATCGGGTTTCTTCTCTTTGTCCGTTTTGGCGTCTACTCGATGTTGTTCGGTCCGCAAGGTTTGATCCAGTCGCTGATTATTGGTGCCGCGCTGTCGATCATCGGGGTCCAGACAATTCTCATGGGACTGATCGCGGATCTGATTGCCTCCAATCGAACCCTGATCGAAGACACGCTTTTACGCGTTCGGAAACTCGAGTTGAGCGCGCGCGAGTCGCCGGATCTCGAGCCGGGCTATGATGCCTCGACACAATCTGTTTCGCGCCGCACCGATTCCGAGGAGAAAACGTGAGAGCGGTTCTTTTCGGGACATTCAATTCTCGGCATGCGGCGAATATTCTCCTCGTCGAGGAGATTCGTGCCGCGGGTGTCGAGTTGCGCGTCTGTCATGAGCCTCTCTGGGAGAAGACCAGAGACAAGCAGGATTCCTACTTCGCGGTGGGTGCTCTCCTCGCGCTGGCTTTTCGCTGGATTGTGGCTGCCTGCCGCCTGGCGATTCGCTTTCGCTATGCCGCTGCCGGTGCTGAAGT is a genomic window of Candidatus Binatia bacterium containing:
- a CDS encoding glycosyltransferase family 2 protein encodes the protein MPKLIIQIPCLNEEDSLPETISALPREIPGVDTIEILIIDDGSRDDTVRVAREAGVDHVVRFPENQGLARAFSAGVDAALKLGADIIVNTDADNQYEADDIPALIAPILLGKADMVVGDRSPDKIEHFSPLKRFLQTYGSWVVRGLSGTDVPDAASGFRAFDRRAALRLNVISDFTYTLETLVQAGKKQISVAYVPVRTRATRPSRLFRSMPSYLRRSLVTLVRIYSLYEPIRVFWSLGLLMLGIGFLLFVRFGVYSMLFGPQGLIQSLIIGAALSIIGVQTILMGLIADLIASNRTLIEDTLLRVRKLELSARESPDLEPGYDASTQSVSRRTDSEEKT